One part of the Sphingobacterium sp. LZ7M1 genome encodes these proteins:
- the hisIE gene encoding bifunctional phosphoribosyl-AMP cyclohydrolase/phosphoribosyl-ATP diphosphatase HisIE, translating to MSIDFNKGDGLVPVIIQDNQTLEVLMLGYMNEEAWNKTQEEKKVTFFSRSKNRLWTKGEESGNFLHVVSTHIDCDQDTILIKADPVGPTCHTGSRSCFNTEFNQNFLLQLERIVQHRIDFPSDESYVNRLRSRGINKIAQKVGEEAVETVIAALTETEKDFINETSDLMFHLIVLLKEKGLSLETIAKNLEGRHQ from the coding sequence ATGAGTATTGATTTTAACAAAGGTGACGGACTTGTTCCAGTAATTATCCAAGACAATCAGACTTTAGAAGTTCTGATGCTTGGCTATATGAACGAAGAGGCTTGGAACAAAACCCAAGAAGAGAAAAAAGTTACTTTCTTTTCAAGGAGCAAAAATAGACTATGGACAAAAGGTGAAGAAAGCGGAAACTTTCTTCATGTTGTTAGTACTCATATCGATTGTGACCAAGATACCATTTTAATTAAAGCTGACCCTGTTGGTCCTACCTGTCATACAGGAAGCCGGAGTTGCTTTAATACGGAATTTAATCAGAACTTTCTATTGCAGTTGGAGCGCATTGTTCAGCATCGAATTGATTTTCCTAGTGATGAATCCTATGTGAACCGCCTGCGTTCAAGAGGTATCAATAAGATTGCTCAAAAGGTGGGCGAGGAAGCCGTTGAAACGGTTATTGCAGCCCTTACGGAAACAGAAAAGGATTTTATCAATGAGACTTCTGATCTGATGTTCCATCTTATTGTTCTGTTAAAGGAGAAAGGCCTGAGCCTAGAAACCATTGCCAAGAATTTGGAAGGAAGACATCAATAG
- a CDS encoding WD40 repeat domain-containing protein → MNLEKFNINLNGTLSGHQNPVFALAISSVDPNALFTGGNDKGVVEWDLESNSFKRILCKVGSSVYALLSIPGTSLLAIGMRSGQVLVVDTQNQSLKANLKVEQGAVFSIKTIPGKQEMIAIGEEGYAYVWSLENFELLYRFKVSNTTVRVIEVDKNNSTVAFGDKNGEIHLYHAHDFQEFKKRKVHELPVTSLQFDPAGNLLSGGRDAKLYKLDANLDTIQDIVPHMFTVYGISINIEENLIATVSRDKTLKVWRLEDLALIKNISRDRGYDSHYLSINNMLWDQDRIFTVSDDKTIKLWKVVPE, encoded by the coding sequence ATGAATCTAGAAAAGTTTAATATCAACCTGAATGGGACCTTGTCTGGTCATCAAAACCCTGTATTTGCCTTGGCCATTTCAAGTGTTGATCCGAATGCACTATTTACAGGTGGCAACGATAAAGGGGTGGTAGAATGGGATTTAGAGAGCAATAGCTTTAAAAGGATCCTTTGCAAGGTTGGAAGCTCCGTATATGCACTTTTGTCCATACCCGGAACTTCCTTGCTGGCGATTGGAATGAGATCCGGTCAGGTATTGGTGGTAGATACACAGAACCAAAGTTTAAAGGCAAATCTTAAGGTGGAACAGGGCGCTGTATTTTCGATAAAAACCATTCCCGGTAAACAGGAAATGATTGCGATCGGTGAGGAAGGCTATGCTTATGTTTGGAGTTTGGAGAATTTTGAGCTGCTTTATAGGTTTAAGGTTTCCAATACTACCGTTAGGGTAATTGAAGTGGATAAAAATAATTCGACTGTTGCGTTTGGTGATAAGAATGGTGAAATCCATTTATACCATGCCCATGATTTTCAGGAATTCAAGAAAAGGAAAGTACATGAGTTACCGGTAACCAGTTTACAATTTGACCCAGCTGGGAATTTGCTTTCTGGGGGGAGGGATGCGAAGTTATATAAATTGGATGCCAACCTGGATACGATTCAAGATATCGTTCCACATATGTTCACGGTTTATGGTATCAGCATAAATATAGAGGAGAATCTAATTGCAACGGTTAGTAGAGATAAGACCTTAAAAGTTTGGCGGCTGGAAGATCTAGCTTTGATCAAGAATATTTCTAGAGACCGTGGCTATGATAGCCATTATCTATCTATCAATAACATGCTCTGGGATCAAGACCGGATCTTTACCGTAAGTGATGACAAGACCATTAAGTTATGGAAGGTGGTTCCTGAATAG
- a CDS encoding GAF domain-containing protein produces MAEDLHITSGSKEQQYQSLIPQIKGLLQGETNFIANLANICAALKEQFNFFWVGFYLVEGNELVLGPFQGPVACTRIAYNRGVCGTAWAKEETVIVPNVDEFPGHIACSSLSKSEIVVPLFQNKKCIAILDVDSKELNSFDLIDKQYLNTILELLNFQ; encoded by the coding sequence ATGGCAGAAGATTTACATATAACAAGCGGAAGTAAAGAACAACAATATCAATCCTTGATCCCACAGATCAAAGGTCTTCTACAGGGAGAAACCAATTTTATTGCTAATCTGGCAAATATCTGCGCAGCTTTAAAGGAGCAGTTCAATTTCTTTTGGGTAGGGTTCTATCTTGTTGAAGGAAACGAATTGGTGCTGGGCCCATTCCAAGGACCAGTAGCCTGCACAAGAATCGCTTATAACAGAGGCGTTTGTGGGACTGCTTGGGCAAAAGAAGAAACCGTCATAGTTCCCAACGTCGATGAATTCCCTGGACACATTGCCTGCTCATCTTTATCGAAATCTGAAATAGTTGTTCCTCTCTTTCAAAACAAAAAATGTATTGCCATACTAGATGTCGACAGCAAAGAATTAAATTCGTTTGACTTAATCGACAAGCAGTATCTAAATACCATCTTAGAACTTCTTAATTTTCAGTAA
- the ruvA gene encoding Holliday junction branch migration protein RuvA has translation MYEYFKGKLVFKAPTHVVLEVGGIGYYLHISLTTYSQIKDQEECKLFASFQVREDSQTLFGFATEAERHLFHHLISVSGIGPNTGRMMLSSITPEEIQQAIVNGQVNVIQKIKGIGPKTAQRVILELQDKLKKQGPDALIPLIVSKPSSAEEALTALVMLGFPKAQAEKALQAIYTAEPDLSVEQLIKAALKRL, from the coding sequence ATGTACGAATATTTTAAAGGTAAGTTAGTTTTTAAAGCTCCAACCCATGTCGTTTTGGAGGTGGGTGGCATTGGCTATTACTTGCACATTTCATTGACTACCTACAGCCAGATCAAAGATCAAGAAGAATGTAAACTTTTTGCTTCCTTTCAGGTACGCGAAGACTCCCAAACGCTGTTTGGCTTCGCTACAGAAGCAGAAAGACATCTCTTTCACCATTTGATCTCTGTTTCTGGAATCGGTCCGAATACCGGTAGAATGATGCTTTCTTCGATTACTCCTGAAGAAATCCAACAGGCTATCGTCAATGGGCAGGTCAATGTCATCCAGAAAATAAAAGGGATTGGTCCAAAAACAGCGCAACGCGTGATTCTTGAACTTCAAGATAAACTTAAAAAGCAAGGCCCAGATGCATTGATTCCATTGATCGTCAGCAAACCTTCTTCAGCTGAAGAAGCATTGACAGCATTGGTCATGTTAGGTTTCCCAAAAGCTCAAGCGGAAAAAGCCCTTCAGGCCATTTATACCGCCGAGCCAGATCTTTCTGTAGAACAATTGATCAAAGCAGCCTTAAAACGCCTGTAA
- a CDS encoding NADP-dependent malic enzyme, with protein MSNINRKKDALNYHAMGRPGKIAVVPTKPHSSQRDLSLAYSPGVAEPCLAIAENSEDAYKYTAKGNLVAVISNGTAVLGLGDIGAQAGKPVMEGKGLLFKIFADIDVFDIELDTKNVDEFVNIVKALEPTFGGVNLEDIKAPECFEIERRLKAEMNIPVMHDDQHGTAIISGAALINASELQDKNIADLKIVVNGAGAAAISCTAMYVAVGANKNNIVMCDSKGVIRKDREVLDPTKAEWATDRDIHTLADAVKDADVFIGLSAADVLTPEMLKSMAPKPIVLAMANPNPEIAYELALETRDDIIMGTGRSDFPNQVNNVLGFPYIFRGALDVRATAINEAMKIAAVKAIAELAKQPVPEEVNIAYNANNIRFGIDYVIPKPTDPRLITEVSVAVAKAAIESGVARKVIEDWDAYRDELRKRLGKDERLIRTITAKAKSNPKRVVFAEADNYKTLRAAQIVKEEGIAFPILLGNQEKINNLIHEYGFELDGVEIIDPQAEIKSERFERYAEHLYQKRQRRGVNKLDSRKLMTNRNYFAASMVEFGDADTLISGLTRNYASTIRPALQVIGAKPGSRVAGMYIMLTSQGPLFFGDTTVNSNPSARELADIAVLLDSAVKRFNVKPRLAMLSYSNFGSNIGDISDKVREAVSILHKEHPEIVADGEIQANFALNKNLLADNFPFSTLNGEPANTLVFPNLESGNIAYKLLQEVGNAEAVGPVLLGMNKPIHVLQLDSSVREIVNMVTIAVVDAIEHEKESKNQ; from the coding sequence ATGAGTAACATCAACAGAAAGAAAGACGCTTTAAACTACCATGCTATGGGGCGTCCGGGTAAAATAGCAGTGGTTCCTACAAAACCACACAGTTCACAAAGAGACTTATCTTTAGCCTATTCCCCAGGTGTAGCCGAGCCTTGTCTGGCAATTGCAGAAAACAGCGAAGACGCTTATAAATATACTGCCAAGGGTAACTTGGTAGCCGTAATCAGTAATGGTACTGCCGTATTAGGCCTTGGTGATATTGGTGCCCAAGCTGGTAAACCCGTTATGGAAGGTAAAGGATTACTTTTCAAGATCTTTGCCGATATCGATGTATTTGACATCGAGTTAGACACCAAAAACGTTGATGAATTTGTCAATATCGTTAAAGCTTTGGAACCTACCTTCGGTGGTGTGAACCTTGAAGATATCAAAGCGCCTGAGTGTTTTGAAATTGAACGCCGCTTAAAAGCAGAAATGAACATTCCAGTAATGCATGATGACCAACATGGTACCGCAATTATTTCTGGGGCTGCTCTGATTAATGCTTCTGAATTACAGGATAAAAATATCGCCGACCTAAAAATCGTGGTGAATGGCGCAGGTGCTGCAGCAATTTCCTGTACAGCAATGTACGTGGCTGTAGGCGCTAATAAAAATAACATCGTAATGTGCGATAGTAAAGGTGTTATCCGTAAGGACCGTGAGGTATTAGACCCTACTAAAGCTGAATGGGCAACTGATCGCGATATCCATACTTTAGCAGATGCTGTTAAGGATGCTGATGTTTTCATCGGTCTTTCTGCTGCCGATGTTTTGACGCCTGAAATGTTGAAAAGCATGGCTCCAAAACCAATCGTATTGGCGATGGCAAACCCTAATCCTGAAATCGCCTATGAGCTTGCTCTTGAAACTCGCGATGATATCATCATGGGTACAGGACGCTCTGACTTCCCTAACCAAGTAAACAACGTTCTTGGTTTCCCTTACATTTTCCGTGGTGCACTAGACGTAAGAGCTACGGCCATCAACGAAGCCATGAAAATTGCTGCTGTAAAGGCGATTGCTGAATTAGCAAAACAACCTGTTCCTGAAGAAGTGAACATTGCTTACAATGCCAACAACATCCGTTTCGGAATCGATTATGTGATCCCTAAACCGACAGATCCACGCTTGATTACGGAAGTTTCCGTAGCGGTTGCAAAAGCTGCTATTGAATCTGGTGTAGCGCGTAAGGTAATCGAAGATTGGGATGCATACCGTGATGAATTGCGCAAGAGATTGGGTAAAGATGAACGTTTGATCCGTACCATTACCGCCAAAGCAAAATCTAACCCTAAACGTGTTGTATTTGCTGAAGCTGATAATTATAAAACCCTTCGTGCTGCTCAGATTGTTAAAGAAGAGGGAATTGCTTTCCCAATCCTTTTGGGTAACCAAGAAAAAATCAACAATTTGATCCATGAATATGGTTTTGAACTGGATGGTGTTGAGATCATCGATCCTCAAGCTGAGATCAAATCTGAAAGATTTGAAAGATACGCAGAACACTTATACCAAAAAAGACAACGCAGAGGCGTTAATAAATTAGACTCTCGCAAGTTAATGACCAACCGTAACTACTTTGCAGCAAGTATGGTTGAATTTGGCGATGCAGATACCCTTATTTCTGGTTTGACACGCAATTATGCTTCAACAATCCGCCCTGCATTACAAGTAATCGGAGCAAAACCGGGAAGCAGAGTTGCTGGGATGTACATTATGTTGACAAGCCAAGGTCCATTATTCTTTGGTGATACCACTGTAAACTCAAACCCAAGCGCACGCGAACTTGCTGACATTGCTGTTTTATTGGATTCAGCAGTTAAAAGGTTCAACGTTAAACCTCGTTTAGCGATGTTGTCTTACTCTAACTTCGGTTCAAATATTGGTGATATTTCCGATAAAGTAAGGGAGGCTGTAAGCATCTTACATAAAGAACATCCTGAAATTGTTGCAGATGGTGAAATTCAAGCAAACTTTGCATTGAACAAAAACCTATTGGCAGATAACTTCCCTTTCTCGACTTTAAATGGTGAGCCAGCAAATACCTTGGTATTCCCGAACTTGGAATCTGGTAACATTGCTTATAAATTACTACAGGAAGTTGGGAATGCTGAAGCTGTCGGTCCAGTTCTATTAGGAATGAACAAACCTATCCACGTATTGCAATTGGATAGTTCGGTCCGGGAAATTGTGAACATGGTTACCATTGCTGTAGTGGATGCAATTGAACATGAAAAAGAATCAAAAAATCAGTAA
- the dacB gene encoding D-alanyl-D-alanine carboxypeptidase/D-alanyl-D-alanine-endopeptidase produces the protein MRRFFSFFYFLAVISVLNTQTVQAQGVKAKVQTAFDAFSKNPSLKNGMASLTVINSKTGEIVFDSNNQIGMPTASTLKVITSITALDLLGADFTYNTELFYTGQIDSLGTLNGNIIIEGKGDPTLGSDRYPDTKPEVLLAKWSEAIKNLGIKKINGKIIADDIFFNGYDVPGTWMWTDIGNYYGAGFSALNWKENKLGINFTPGAPGKPATLQPVQKAPFYHLINEVKTGANGSGDNVYAYSAPYSTQVYLRGTYGANLKKTIEISVPDPALDLAYSLSDALGRDSIFVTDSLNKVTTAKRLTDMDSSSILDAKRNSILLIKSPRLGEIVHWFNQKSINLYGESLLKLIGVVSAMEYNTEKSATLVSKYWQNKLSIDPSAINTFDGSGLSPQNRVTTLAMSKIMQYAKGRPWYDEFLKSLPTINNTTMKSGTIGGVLGYTGYQKSSDGQEYTFALLVNNYQGPAGQMRQRMFKLLDVLK, from the coding sequence ATGAGAAGATTTTTTTCATTTTTTTATTTCCTTGCTGTTATTAGCGTCCTAAACACGCAAACAGTACAAGCCCAAGGAGTAAAGGCAAAAGTCCAAACGGCATTTGATGCTTTTAGCAAGAACCCGTCTCTAAAAAATGGCATGGCTTCCTTGACGGTCATAAACTCAAAAACTGGTGAAATTGTTTTCGACAGCAATAACCAGATCGGAATGCCTACCGCATCTACCTTGAAAGTGATCACTTCCATTACAGCTTTAGATCTGTTAGGGGCTGATTTCACCTATAATACTGAACTTTTCTATACCGGTCAGATTGACTCCTTAGGCACCTTAAATGGCAATATCATTATCGAAGGTAAGGGCGACCCTACCCTTGGCAGTGATAGATACCCAGACACTAAACCGGAAGTCCTATTGGCAAAATGGTCCGAAGCCATCAAGAACCTTGGCATCAAAAAAATCAATGGTAAAATCATTGCTGATGATATTTTCTTCAACGGCTACGATGTTCCGGGAACTTGGATGTGGACAGATATCGGAAATTATTATGGGGCAGGATTCTCTGCTTTAAATTGGAAAGAAAACAAACTGGGAATCAACTTTACACCGGGTGCACCTGGTAAACCAGCAACCTTACAGCCTGTACAGAAAGCTCCATTCTACCATTTAATCAATGAAGTAAAAACAGGAGCCAATGGTTCGGGGGATAATGTATATGCTTATTCAGCTCCATATTCTACACAAGTTTACCTAAGAGGTACCTATGGCGCCAATCTCAAAAAAACAATTGAAATCTCAGTACCTGATCCAGCATTGGACTTAGCATATTCGCTTTCTGATGCGCTTGGTAGAGATTCTATCTTTGTTACAGACTCCTTGAACAAGGTTACTACTGCAAAAAGATTAACAGATATGGATTCTTCAAGCATCTTGGATGCAAAAAGAAATTCAATCCTTCTGATCAAATCGCCTAGATTAGGTGAAATTGTGCATTGGTTCAACCAAAAAAGCATCAATCTATATGGAGAGTCGCTGTTAAAATTGATTGGTGTGGTTTCCGCAATGGAATACAACACAGAAAAATCGGCAACCTTAGTTTCCAAATATTGGCAGAATAAATTATCGATAGACCCAAGTGCCATCAATACCTTCGATGGTTCTGGCTTATCGCCTCAAAATAGAGTGACGACTTTGGCGATGAGCAAAATCATGCAATATGCTAAAGGGAGACCGTGGTATGATGAGTTTCTAAAATCTTTGCCAACAATTAACAATACTACCATGAAAAGTGGTACTATTGGCGGTGTATTAGGTTACACAGGATACCAAAAATCAAGCGATGGACAAGAATATACTTTCGCATTGCTTGTCAACAACTACCAAGGCCCTGCTGGACAGATGCGCCAACGTATGTTTAAATTATTAGATGTATTAAAGTAG
- a CDS encoding aminopeptidase P family protein, with product MKYIDKLASIRKEMKEKGVDAYIIPSSDPHISEYLPERYKCIAWTSGFTGSAGTLAITQDFAGLWTDSRYFVQANEQLAGTGFELVKLQVQGKAEYATWLSKTLKKGDTVAFDGNLASVAVAQAVASELNPLGIHVNGHLDLLEHIWDGRPELPTEKAFLLDESTTGQSTKDKIASIKSKLKDKRADLHFVSSLDDLAWILNIRGNDVHCNPVVLGFLLIEEDKNTLFIGSGKLSPADISSLKDSGVEVADYQQAFETVKQLKGERILLDPKRTCFAIYDSVPENIEILEDMNPSTTLKAIKNKVEVDHTRNAMIKDGVALTKFFKWVEENVASGELSEISIAEKLQGLRAASTGFVDISFDTIAGYKAHGALPHYKATESSNSVLKPEGLLLVDSGGQYLDGTTDITRVISLGQIQPEEKIDYTIVLKGTIEGSQAVFPVGTKGYSIDAITRRPIWETLRNYGHGTGHGVGFFLNVHEGPQVFNMAAIDIPVEEGMITSIEPGLYREGHYGIRIENLVLSKKVESNQFGDFMDFETLTVCYIDTALVDKSLLDQKHIDWLNQYNGWVYEQLSPKLDDAEKAWLKAKTKAI from the coding sequence ATGAAATACATCGATAAGTTAGCTTCCATCCGTAAAGAGATGAAAGAAAAGGGTGTAGATGCCTATATAATTCCCTCCTCCGATCCACATATTAGCGAATACCTTCCGGAAAGATACAAATGCATAGCATGGACCTCTGGTTTCACCGGTTCCGCTGGGACATTGGCCATCACGCAAGATTTTGCGGGTTTATGGACAGATTCTCGTTATTTTGTTCAAGCAAATGAGCAATTGGCGGGTACCGGCTTTGAATTAGTGAAGTTGCAGGTTCAAGGTAAAGCAGAATATGCAACCTGGCTTTCCAAGACATTGAAAAAAGGCGATACTGTAGCTTTCGATGGCAATTTAGCTTCTGTTGCGGTTGCACAAGCCGTAGCGTCTGAATTGAATCCCTTGGGCATCCATGTAAATGGTCATCTAGATCTTTTGGAACATATTTGGGATGGTAGACCTGAACTGCCTACTGAAAAAGCATTTCTTTTGGATGAAAGTACTACTGGACAATCTACAAAAGACAAAATTGCTAGCATAAAATCAAAGCTTAAAGATAAAAGGGCCGACCTTCATTTTGTTTCTTCATTGGATGATTTGGCATGGATCCTTAATATCCGTGGGAATGATGTTCATTGTAATCCGGTTGTATTGGGCTTCTTGCTGATTGAAGAGGATAAAAATACCTTGTTTATTGGTTCGGGGAAATTATCTCCTGCTGATATTTCTTCTTTAAAGGATTCTGGAGTAGAAGTCGCTGACTATCAGCAAGCATTTGAGACTGTAAAACAGTTGAAAGGCGAACGTATATTATTAGACCCCAAGCGTACTTGTTTTGCCATTTATGATTCTGTTCCAGAAAACATCGAAATTTTGGAAGATATGAATCCTTCAACGACATTGAAGGCTATTAAAAACAAGGTAGAGGTAGATCATACCCGAAATGCCATGATAAAGGATGGGGTTGCATTGACCAAATTTTTTAAATGGGTTGAGGAAAACGTAGCATCGGGAGAACTTTCAGAAATTTCTATTGCTGAAAAATTGCAAGGACTACGTGCTGCCTCCACGGGTTTTGTTGATATTTCATTTGATACCATTGCAGGTTATAAAGCCCATGGTGCTTTGCCGCATTATAAAGCGACAGAATCCAGTAATTCGGTTTTGAAACCTGAAGGTTTGTTGCTAGTGGATTCCGGTGGTCAATACCTGGACGGTACGACTGATATTACCCGGGTAATTTCTTTAGGACAGATACAACCTGAGGAGAAAATCGATTATACCATTGTTCTAAAAGGAACTATTGAGGGTTCTCAAGCTGTATTTCCTGTTGGAACTAAGGGATATTCCATTGATGCCATTACCAGAAGGCCTATCTGGGAAACCTTGCGCAATTACGGACATGGTACTGGACATGGGGTAGGATTTTTCTTGAACGTTCATGAAGGGCCACAGGTTTTCAATATGGCGGCAATCGATATTCCGGTTGAGGAAGGCATGATTACTTCCATTGAACCAGGTTTATATCGAGAAGGTCATTATGGAATCCGTATTGAGAACTTAGTACTTTCGAAGAAAGTGGAGAGTAATCAATTTGGTGATTTTATGGATTTTGAGACTTTAACGGTATGTTATATCGATACTGCGTTGGTTGATAAAAGCCTATTGGACCAAAAGCACATTGATTGGTTGAACCAATATAATGGCTGGGTCTATGAACAATTGTCCCCTAAATTGGATGATGCTGAAAAAGCTTGGTTGAAGGCGAAAACAAAAGCGATTTAG